A stretch of Colletotrichum lupini chromosome 2, complete sequence DNA encodes these proteins:
- a CDS encoding PHD-finger domain-containing protein, whose product MFNFGNPNAQPPTPKQTPTSAVFPSPVFETPKQSQGHFDDAGGWTPRFAEEYSVFNTTPGNLRGSPGSFPDFATGATTFPASASLKRPLSAESLAAQIATHANHFSPNTNLPLPPVTAARRLPSSPRPPIEQADFSSQEGGSASPEQASQDNIVKSSQGRESVADLNGQTATPPPSSHKGGRKLAPKLQDDNMQNDHGYGQPDFSGNPQHPNMAAFVTATDMFGYPMSAPANASASFWDPSADMSGMEIDFSFGPNVFQTSGHRHMPSFDASQMFQEPATLPPSGSQETAQPIKRTRPLAPKPVMNNVQSSSADISMVTNSFSTSMEDPFGIMSPGGVDPGVLFGRPLSANMGANIPVTQGSAQFALAAAAESQSRAPMHGDIRRSLSTKELGQGRPSGHASVNSPVKMNGRLNGLPRSASENRGRRGLAKPSLPKLAPAIQPRPQVANGPVAGPSRPPSRPSGRISPLKQQHSRLSSLTSIPESAPPRPRTAVKFTIDSRGRARAETTMVMDEPRLEEVRRLPVTREMPRREKSWESEDDDSSTDDEPIIIPSRNTSFALPDPRRPSSASMFHSSRRSVSEHSSSSLGASVSQHEAESEAETVMNEAQGKGGDAASELRKLVESRQKRGHQAPGSQRSQRFASGSFQDHLGGMMSPTGFTEASLPSPTKATYNVRCVCRNSTNRQGEYMVQWYDAVPSLPRKDGRLSPMMIQQC is encoded by the exons ATGTTCAA CTTTGGAAACCCAAACGCTCAGCCGCCCACCCCCAAACAGACTCCCACCTCCGCCGTTTTCCCGAGCCCCGTTTTCGAAACTCCCAAGCAGTCCCAGGGTCACTTTGACGACGCTGGCGGTTGGACGCCTCGCTTTGCAGAGGAATACTCCGTCTTCAACACAACTCCAGGTAACCTTCGAGGCTCTCCGGGGTCCTTTCCCGACTTTGCCACAGGTGCTACTACCTTCCCTGCTTCGGCAAGCCTCAAGAGGCCTCTGTCCGCCGAGAGCCTCGCTGCTCAGATAGCAACACATGCCAATCACTTCTCTCCCAACACGAACCTACCTCTACCCCCGGTCACCGCAGCTCGACGACTGCCCTCTTCTCCCAGGCCCCCGATCGAGCAAGCAGACTTTTCCAGCCAGGAAGGCGGTTCGGCCAGCCCAGAGCAGGCGTCACAAGATAACATCGTAAAAAGTTCACAAGGCAGGGAGAGCGTGGCGGATCTGAACGGGCAAACGGCAACCCCTCCCCCATCTTCCCACAAGGGTGGCCGGAAGCTTGCTCCTAAGCTACAGGACGACAACATGCAGAATGACCATGGCTACGGCCAGCCTGACTTTTCTGGAAACCCACAACATCCCAACATGGCGGCCTTTGTGACTGCTACCGATATGTTCGGATATCCCATGTCGGCTCCGGCAAACGCTTCTGCAAGCTTCTGGGATCCGAGTGCCGACATGTCGGGCATGGAAATCGACTTCTCCTTTGGTCCTAATGTCTTTCAAACTTCGGGGCATCGCCATATGCCTTCATTTGATGCCTCGCAAATGTTTCAAGAGCCTGCTACCCTGCCGCCGTCAGGTAGCCAAGAGACTGCCCAACCCATCAAACGGACACGGCCCCTGGCTCCCAAACCTGTCATGAACAATGTCCAGTCCAGCTCGGCAGACATCTCCATGGTTACAAACTCGTTCTCAACCTCCATGGAGGACCCCTTCGGTATTATGAGTCCCGGCGGAGTCGATCCTGGTGTCCTATTCGGTCGACCGCTATCTGCAAACATGGGTGCAAACATCCCCGTCACACAAGGCTCAGCACAGTTTGCCCTTGCAGCGGCTGCAGAATCACAATCGAGAGCGCCTATGCACGGCGATATTCGCCGCTCCCTCAGTACCAAGGAGCTGGGTCAAGGAAGGCCATCCGGTCATGCTTCTGTCAATTCCCCGGTCAAAATGAATGGGCGGCTCAATGGACTGCCACGAAGTGCCAGTGAAAATCGTGGAAGACGCGGACTCGCAAAGCCGTCACTGCCTAAGCTCGCTCCAGCCATACAGCCGAGGCCTCAGGTGGCTAATGGTCCCGTAGCTGGCCCAAGTAGGCCACCGAGCCGCCCGTCTGGCAGGATATCGCCCCTGAAACAGCAGCACTCTCGCCTCTCGAGCTTGACGTCGATACCCGAGTCGGCTCCTCCGAGACCTCGCACAGCTGTGAAGTTCACGATTGATTCGAGAGGCAGGGCGCGGGCCGAGACCACTATGGTGATGGATGAGCCGCGACTTGAGGAGGTACGAAGACTACCGGTGACACGGGAAATGCCGCGCAGGGAGAAGAGCTGGGAATCCGAGGATGACGACTCTTCGACAGACGACGAACCAATCATCATTCCCAGCCGAAATACTTCGTTCGCATTACCAGATCCCCGTCGACCGTCGTCGGCTTCCATGTTCCATTCGTCTCGAAGGAGCGTTAGTGAACATAGCTCGAGCAGCTTGGGGGCGTCGGTTTCGCAGCACGAGGCTGAGAGCGAGGCGGAGACCGTGATGAATGAGGCACAGGGAAAGGGGGGGGACGCAGCAAGCGAGCTACGGAAGCTCGTTGAGAGCCGCCAAAAGCGTGGCCATCAGGCACCTGGCAGTCAACGATCACAGCGATTTGCTTCGGGCAGTTTTCAAGATCACCTCGGGGGTATGATGTCACCGACGGGTTTCACGGAGGCCAGCCTCCCCTCGCCGACGAAAGCGACGTACAACGTTCGATGCGTCTGCAGGAACAGCACGAATAGACAGGGAGAGTACATGGTCCAATGGTATGATGCCGTCCCCAGCCTGCCCCGTAAAGATGGCCGACTATCACCTATGATGATTCAGCAATGCTAA
- a CDS encoding NAD dependent epimerase/dehydratase, whose amino-acid sequence MSQALPLQNKGIFRNLPTFPSDITDLTALITGANGISGFHTLRVLLDAPQRWKKVWIVSRSPLSEKMMSFFSAEQQARIEHISLDFLADADVIARGLKERQVTADYVFFYSYLQPKPEPGAAAWSNAEALVKVNSALLQNFLGGLEKSSIRPRRIVLQTGAKNYGGHIGQAISPFVESAPRVTSEPNFYYPQEDALFDHCARTGAKWNVFRPSWIIGAVENAQMNAFYGLGVYAAVQAHLGRPLEFPGTMAAWLRDHAHSHAHLTGYLSEWAVLNEHCGNEAFNSSDQGSFSYALFWPELAKWFGISEVGRPELDESKMQTISMPGKPPIGFGPRASLRFSWSFVAWAKESENHEAWKEIMKKHNLLNDPFEDPEGQFMFTDVAVVPDAYGRLDPNKARVMGWNGFVDTAEGIFATYREFGKLGMLPPMAVEEARPLI is encoded by the exons ATGTCTCAGGCCCTCCCTCTTCAGAACAAAGGCATCTTCCGCAACTTGCCAACTTTCCCATCGGATATCACAGACTTGACTGCCCTCATCACTGGCGCCAACGGCATCAGCGGATTCCACACCCTCAGGGTCCTCCTCGACGCACCGCAGCGATGGAAGAAGGTCTGGATAGTGTCGAGAAGCCCCCTCTCGGAGAAGATGATGAGCTTCTTCTCCGCCGAGCAGCAGGCACGCATCGAACACATCTCGCTCGACTTTCTGGCGGACGCGGACGTCATCGCGCGGGGTCTAAAGGAGCGTCAAGTCACGGCGGACTACGTCTTTTTCTACTCCTACCTTCAACCCAAACCTGAGCCCGGCGCCGCGGCTTGGTCCAACGCCGAAGCTCTCGTCAAAGTCAATT CCGCCTTGCTCCAAAACTTCCTAGGCGGGCTCGAAAAGTCCTCCATCCGCCCCAGACGCATCGTCCTGCAGACCGGCGCCAAGAACTACGGCGGCCACATCGGCCAGGCCATCTCGCCGTTCGTGGAATCAGCGCCGCGCGTCACCAGCGAGCCGAACTTTTACTACCCGCAGGAAGACGCCCTCTTTGACCACTGCGCCAGGACGGGCGCAAAATGGAACGTCTTCCGCCCCTCCTGGATCATCGGCGCCGTGGAGAACGCGCAGATGAATGCGTTTTACGGGCTCGGCGTCTACGCCGCCGTGCAGGCTCACCTCGGCAGGCCGCTCGAGTTCCCCGGCACGATGGCGGCTTGGCTCAGGGACCACGCGCACTCGCATGCGCACCTTACCGGGTACCTGTCCGAGTGGGCTGTTTTGAATGAGCATTGCGGGAATGAGGCGTTTAACTCGAGTGACCAGGGGTCGTTTAGCTATGCGTTGTTCTGGCCTGAGCTTGCGAAGTGGTTTGGAATTTCAGAGGTTGGAAGGCCTGAGTTGGACGAGTCGAAGATGCAGACGATTTCAATGCCTGGCAAGCCGCCTATCGG TTTCGGCCCCCGTGCAAGCTTGAGGTTCTCCTGGTCCTTTGTCGCCTGGGCCAAGGAGTCCGAGAACCACGAAGCCTGGAAGGAGATTATGAAGAAGCACAACCTGCTCAATGACCCGTTCGAGGACCCCGAGGGCCAGTTCATGTTCACGGACGTCGCTGTGGTGCCGGATGCCTACGGCCGCCTTGACCCGAATAAGGCCCGCGTGATGGGTTGGAACGGATTCGTTGACACGGCGGAGGGCATCTTTGCGACGTATCGCGAGTTTGGCAAGCTCGGTATGCTGCCGCCGATGGCTGTGGAAGAAGCTCGACCGTTGATCTAA
- a CDS encoding NmrA family protein, which translates to MSSSTQHKVGIFPASGGIGGGTAKHILQRLSPSNLILIARNPNNLSHARELGADVRQADYDDDESIQNSFRGIKTLFLISYASVEVEHRFERHKFAIDTAIARGVKHIFYGSLGFAGSAKNQESVAHVMKAHLITEGYLRACRKEHAGFDFTIVREGLYTESYPLYTSFFDPARPVNEIKIPHDGAGPGIAWVKREELGEATAELISRYVTDPDGFPYRQQTILFSGTKTLTLSETVSILSEIAKVPVHIKQVSDDEFASQAQVIPNFTYRGVDYSKPWASAFEAFRRGEAAAASPLLSELLGREPEGFKTTVMNSLKA; encoded by the exons ATGAGTTCATCGACGCAACACAAAGTTGGAATTTTCCCCGCCTCTGGGGGTATTGGCGGAGGCACTGCAAAGCACATTCTCCAGCGCCTTTCTCCATCAAACCTGATCCTCATTGCTAGAAACCCCAACAACCTTTCGCATGCACGAGAGCTGGGAGCAGACGTTCGACAAGCTGATTACGATGACGACGAATCGATTCAGAACAGTTTTCGCGGAATCAAGACCTTGTTTTTGATCTCGTATGCATCAGTTGAGGTTGAACACAGGTTTGAG CGGCACAAGTTTGCCATCGATACTGCTATTGCAAGGGGTGTGAAGCACATCTTTTATGGGTCGTTGGGCTTTGCTGGATCTGCAAAGAACCAGGAGTCAGTAGCTCACGTTATGAAGGCACACCTCATTACTGAGGGATACCTTCGAGCATGCCGTAAAGAGCATGCCGGATTCGACTTCACGATCGTCCGCGAGGGGCTCTACACTGAGTCTTACCCACTCTATACCTCGTTCTTTGACCCTGCTCGACCTGTCAACGAGATCAAGATTCCTCATGACGGCGCCGGCCCCGGTATCGCATGGGTCAAGAGAGAAGAGCTGGGGGAAGCAACAGCTGAGCTCATATCTCGCTACGTCACAGACCCTGACGGTTTCCCCTACCGCCAACAGACGATTCTCTTTTCGGGAACAAAGACATTGACCCTGTCGGAAACAGTCAGCATTCTCAGCGAGATCGCAAAGGTTCCAGTCCACATCAAGCAGGTTTCGGATGATGAGTTCGCCTCCCAGGCTCAGGTAATTCCTAACTTTACCTACCGTGGAGTTGACTACTCGAAGCCGTGGGCTTCGGCCTTTGAGGCGTTTCGTAGGGGTGAGGCGGCTGCTGCGTCACCGTTACTGAGTGAGCTTTTGGGAAGAGAGCCGGAGGGTTTCAAAACCACCGTGATGAACTCTCTCAAAGCCTAG
- a CDS encoding cholinesterase, protein MEFSRRGWSPRSTTIGITLLTLLTLVNAQQPVQVKLDDGPYSGLTANGINKFLGIRYAAPPQRFAPPVPASMAPHNDVMNATAFAPSCIQAIPAAIAAMMPSGPESEDCLFVNVYAPSSPPPAEGRTVMVWYYGGGFQFGSANTPMFDGSSFAQNQDVIVVTPNYRTSVFGFPGDVEGIPPQMRNVGLMDQKLALQWVQRNIKAFGGDPNKVTLFGESAGGSSVDLLLLTSGAQPPFRAVITESGTAYLVTGPQAGGDIVGLMTGLLGRPNMTTPFQTLAASLNCGSQKPLDCVRAAPVDALVSVLSKGPFNFPPVADGDANVPTSPDTTRASGKVSKIPMMIGTNLREAEIFTMGQPPTALDAFVAATFPGDDALQKAVTAGYPVGDGMPFSTPKDAITQFATDLDWSCSIAHEARLSAQAGVPTWRYLFNSTSFSPTPGGILSRPVHGSEISFVFGNLPPPPATPDQALALSKFMQTAWANFAKNPANGPGVPAWTQFSGKPGAMDLGNLGGVVGDGVSMTDSNVIDSRCNLFDASYARKV, encoded by the exons ATGGAGTTCTCACGAAGGGGCTGGTCTCCTCGATCGACGACTATCGGCATTACTTTGCTTACTTTACTTACACTTGTGAATGCGCAACAACCAGTACAAGTCAAGCTGGACGATGGACCATACTCTGGTTTGACAGCGAATGGCATCAACAAGTTCTTGGGCATTCGGTATGCGGCACCACCACAACGCTTTGCACCACCGGTGCCTGCTTCGATGGCGCCTCATAACGACGTAATGAACGCGACAGCCTTCGCTCCATCCTGTATTCAGGCTATACCTG CTGCGATTGCTGCCATGATGCCGTCCGGTCCTGAAAGCGAAGACTGCTTGTTCGTCAATGTCTACgcaccttcttctcctccaccCGCCGAAGGAAGAACTGTCATGGTATGGTACTATGGCGGGGGCTTTCAATTTGGTTCTGCCAACACACCGATGTTCGATGGCTCGAGCTTCGCACAGAATCAAGACGTGATCGTCGTGACGCCGAACTACCGGACGAGTG TCTTCGGATTCCCAGGCGATGTCGAGGGCATACCTCCACAAATGCGCAACGTCGGTCTTATGGACCAGAAACTAGCGCTTCAATGGGTTCAGCGTAACATCAAAGCCTTCGGTGGTGACCCAAATAAGGTGACCTTATTCGGGGAGTCAGCTGGTGGCTCATCAGTTGACCTCTTACTACTCACAAGCGGTGCCCAGCCCCCGTTCCGTGCGGTGATCACCGAGTCTGGAACCGCATATCTCGTAACTGGACCCCAAGCAGGCGGAGATATCGTCGGACTCATGACCGGCCTCTTGGGCAGACCGAACATGACGACCCCATTTCAAACTCTTGCAGCTTCGCTCAATTGCGGCAGCCAGAAGCCGCTTGATTGCGTTAGAGCCGCTCCGGTCGACGCCCTTGTGTCCGTACTCTCTAAAGGTCCTTTCAACTTCCCACCTGTAGCCGACGGAGATGCAAACGTACCGACCTCACCTGATACTACACGGGCTTCCGGCAAGGTTTCCAAGATACCTATGATGATAGGAACGAACCTCAGAGAAGCCGAAATCTTCACGATGGGTCAGCCACCGACCGCTTTGGATGCCTTTGTCGCAGCAACATTTCCTGGCGACGATGCGTTGCAAAAAGCTGTGACTGCCGGATATCCAGTCGGAGACGGGATGCCTTTCTCAACTCCAAAGGATGCAATTACACAATTCGCTACGGACTTGGATTGGAGCTGCAGCATTGCGCATGAAGCTCGTCTTTCGGCCCAAGCCGGGGTGCCAACTTGGAGATATCTCTTCAACTCCACCTCGTTCTCGCCAACACCCGGAGGTATCTTGTCTCGCCCGGTACACGGCTCTGAGATCAGCTTCGTCTTTGGCAAtctcccgccgccgccggcaaCACCAGACCAAGCTCTTGCCTTGAGCAAGTTCATGCAGACGGCATGGGCCAACTTTGCCAAGAACCCCGCCAATGGACCTGGAGTGCCTGCGTGGACGCAATTTTCTGGCAAGCCTGGGGCGATGGACCTGGGAAACTTGGGTGGTGTTGTCGGGGACGGAGTATCTATGACAGATTCAAATGTGATCGATAGTCGTTGCAATCTTTTTGATGCGTCATACGCTAGGAAAGTGTAG
- a CDS encoding UVI-1 produces MQFSILKLAVAALAICSDSVLGQTTPAQVVQNIDMVTKKSNDLIAPAQKIDLVSGPLLIIGLGPFPKIITGFVDIVSTVTTALAQMQGMPPVPAGPQSDAIFEAFREFVRIHQVLLNVLIGKAGLFSTVPLIGAPIAAVLRQVESVVDVSLPLPPARPLKDSSWFQRLEKWWLTLVLPKSVAFALISAVQSRATDLQVQAGMLTGTITTTIDRYEGLKLN; encoded by the exons ATGCAGTTCTCCATCCTCAAgctcgccgtcgccgccctGGCAATTTGCAGCGACTCCGTCCTCGGCCAAACGACCCCAGCCCAAGTCGTCCAGAACATCGACATGGTCACCAAAAAGTCCAACGACCTCATTGCCCCCGCGCAAAAGATTGACCTCGTCAGCGGGCCGTTGCTCATCATCGGCCTGGGTCCTTTCCCG AAAATCATCACTGGCTTCGTAGACATTGTTAGCACCGTCACCACGGCCCTCGCCCAAATGCAGGGCATGCCTCCCGTTCCGGCCGGCCCCCAGTCCGACGCCATCTTTGAGGCGTTCCGCGAGTTCGTGCGCATCCATCAGGTGCTTCTCAATGTGCTTATCGGCAAGGCCGGTCTCTTTTCGACTGTACCCCTTATCGGTGCACCTATTGCTGCCGTCCTCAGACAGGTCGAGAGTGTTGTCGATGTGAGCCTCCCCCTCCCGCCTGCCCGCCCTCTCAAGGATTCTTCATGGTTTCAAAGATTAGAAAAGTGGTGGCTGACCCTCGTACTCCCCAAGTCTGTCGCCTTTGCCCTCATCAGCGCCGTGCAGAGCAGAGCCACCGACCTCCAAGTACAGGCCGGCATGCTCACCGGAACTATCACCACTACCATCGACCGCTACGAAGGCCTCAAACTCAACTAA